A genome region from Carya illinoinensis cultivar Pawnee chromosome 2, C.illinoinensisPawnee_v1, whole genome shotgun sequence includes the following:
- the LOC122295391 gene encoding GATA transcription factor 9-like, giving the protein MEVPELFMGGCFSAGASPLSSEKQKPGDPFTVDDLLDFSNEDAVMTDGLFDNVAGNSNDSSIVTAVDSCNSANGPQFFGNISSRSFGDSQFSSELCVPHDELAELEWLSNFVEDSFSAQQDLQAFHFLSGLTTITTKPQTPEASSTSETLPPRTAPFFQPETPLPGKARSKRSRAPPCDWSTRLLHLANPSELDTPNQKPPSLDSPPPKTTPSKKESNKQNDSDFYSGRKCLHCASEKTPQWRTGPMGPKTLCNACGVRYKSGRLVPEYRPAASPTFISAKHSNSHRKVLELRRQKELQRAQHQQFFSRSSIFGVPNGGDDYLIHHHSGPDFRHLI; this is encoded by the exons ATGGAAGTGCCAGAGCTATTTATGGGAGGCTGCTTCAGCGCGGGAGCCTCCCCATTGTCGTCGGAAAAACAGAAGCCAGGAGACCCCTTCACCGTTGACGACCTCCTGGACTTTTCCAACGAAGACGCCGTGATGACCGACGGTCTCTTTGACAATGTCGCTGGAAATTCTAACGATTCTTCCATCGTAACCGCTGTCGACAGCTGCAATTCAGCTAATGGACCTCAGTTCTTCGGCAACATTAGCTCCCGGAGTTTTGGCGATTCTCAGTTCTCCAGCGAACTCTGCGTTCCG CACGACGAGTTGGCAGAGCTGGAATGGCTATCGAACTTTGTGGAGGACTCATTCTCTGCCCAACAAGACCTCCAAGCCTTCCACTTCCTTTCAGGTCTCACTACCATCACCACGAAACCTCAGACCCCCGAAGCTTCCTCCACCTCCGAAACGCTTCCTCCCCGAACCGCCCCCTTTTTCCAGCCCGAAACTCCACTCCCCGGTAAGGCGCGAAGCAAGCGCTCACGCGCACCCCCTTGTGACTGGTCCACGCGCCTTCTCCACCTCGCCAACCCATCCGAACTTGACACGCCAAACCAAAAACCACCATCCCTAGATTCCCCACCTCCCAAGACGACGCCGTCTAAAAAGGAGAGCAACAAACAAAACGACTCGGACTTCTATTCGGGACGCAAGTGTCTACACTGTGCGTCTGAAAAGACCCCGCAGTGGCGGACTGGGCCCATGGGCCCCAAAACCCTCTGTAACGCTTGTGGAGTCCGCTACAAATCGGGTCGATTAGTGCCGGAGTATCGGCCCGCCGCCAGTCCAACATTTATTTCGGCAAAGCACTCCAATTCGCATCGGAAGGTATTGGAATTGAGGAGGCAGAAAGAGTTACAAAGAGCTCAGCACCAACAGTTTTTTAGCCGAAGTTCAATTTTTGGTGTACCCAACGGTGGTGATGATTACTTGATCCATCATCATAGTGGGCCTGATTTTAGACATTTGATCTAA